A DNA window from Sphingomonas changnyeongensis contains the following coding sequences:
- a CDS encoding TIGR02186 family protein, whose protein sequence is MRGRRILAALAALPLLSGATKPVLVPDVSQRRIEIIYSFTGAELLLFGAILYPGGRVPRRPADIAVVVKGPSESILVREKRKVAGIWLNAESSRFRSAPAFYAVATSRPIGDLVDERTAAIYELGIQNLQLSPADAGSPDKARRFERGLIDLRQRSGLFVEQPGAVEITDGVLYRARIRIPARVPVGAYTAETFLISDGKVIAGAVRDIDIAKSGFERYVAATAESHGLAYGIVAVLLSLGLGWGAGMAFRRF, encoded by the coding sequence TGCTGTCCGGCGCGACCAAGCCGGTGCTGGTCCCCGACGTGTCGCAGCGGCGGATCGAGATCATCTACAGCTTCACCGGGGCCGAACTGCTGCTGTTCGGCGCGATCCTCTACCCCGGCGGCCGGGTGCCGCGCCGCCCGGCCGACATCGCGGTGGTGGTGAAAGGCCCGTCCGAATCGATCCTGGTGCGCGAGAAGCGCAAGGTCGCCGGCATCTGGCTCAATGCCGAAAGCAGCCGTTTCCGTTCCGCCCCCGCCTTTTACGCGGTCGCGACCTCGCGCCCGATCGGCGATCTGGTCGATGAGCGGACGGCGGCGATCTATGAACTCGGCATCCAGAATCTCCAGCTGTCGCCCGCCGATGCCGGGTCGCCGGACAAGGCGCGCCGGTTCGAACGCGGGCTGATCGACCTGCGCCAGCGCAGCGGCCTGTTCGTCGAACAGCCGGGCGCGGTCGAAATCACCGACGGCGTGCTCTACCGCGCGCGCATCCGCATCCCCGCGCGGGTGCCGGTCGGCGCCTACACCGCCGAAACCTTCCTGATCAGCGACGGCAAGGTGATCGCCGGGGCGGTGCGCGACATCGACATCGCGAAAAGCGGCTTTGAACGCTATGTCGCCGCCACCGCCGAAAGCCATGGCCTGGCTTATGGCATCGTCGCGGTGCTGCTGTCGCTGGGGCTAGGCTGGGGCGCGGGCATGGCGTTCCGCCGCTTCTGA